CCGCCAGTACGGGTGAACCGTGGTGGGACCAGAGCTTCCAGCCGTCCGGTGTGCGCCGGAACACGTTCGTGGCGACGACGAGCTGGCCGACGAGCGGTCCGAGCGAGCTGCCCTCCTCCGCGGGTCCCCCGCTGAGGATGTTCTCGGTGCAGGTCACCAGGGCGGTGTCCCCTGTCATCGCGACCCCGACGTCGGTCAGGAAGAACTGGATGTACTCGGTGTTGGCCATGATCAGCGCGTAGCTCCGCAGCACCTCGCCGCGGCCCGTGAGGACCGGCCAGCCCGGGTGGACGCAGGAGACGGTGAGGTCCTCGCCGGGCAGCCACAGGTCCGAGAGCCCGTCGAGATCGCCGCGTTCCATCGCCTCGTAGAAGGCGGTGTTCGCCTGCTCGACCGCGGCGATGTCCGCCGCTGCCTCCTCGTGCTCGTCGCGCGCGGCGCTCACGCGGCACCCTCGACGGCCCGGGCGACCCGGACGGCGTCCGCCGTCGGCCGTACCGCGTGCACCCGGACCGCCCAGGCACCCGCGGCGGCGGAGAGGGCGGAGACCGCGGCCGTCGCGGCGTCCCGCTCACGGGCCGGTGGCGGGGCCGCGCCCTCGGCCGCCAGGACGTGGCCGAGGAACCTCTTGCGGGAGGCGGCGACGAGCAGGGGCCTGCCCAGCTCGCGCAGCCGGTCGAGGTGGGCGACGAGCGCGAGGTCCTGGGCGGCGTCCTTGGCGAAGCCGAGCCCCGGATCGATCACCAGTTGCTCGGGCGCGACCCCGCCTTCGATCACGGCCTCCATGCGCTCGCGGAGCTCGGCGACGACCTCGCCGACGACGTCCCCGTAGACGGCCCGGCTGTTCATCGACTCGCTGAAGCCGCGCCAGTGCATGACGACGAACGGCACTCCGGCGTCGGCGACGGCCGGGATCATGCCCGGGTCGGCGAGGCCGCCGCTCACGTCGTTGACCAGCGCCGCGCCGGCGGCGACGGACTGTTCGGCCACGACGGCCCGCATGGTGTCCACGGAGACGGTGACGCCCTCGGAGGCCAGTCCCCGCACGACGGGGATCACGCGTCGCAGTTCCTCGGTCTCGTCCACCCTGCTCGCGCCCGGGCGGGTCGACTCACCCCCGACGTCGATCAGGTCCGCACCTTCGGCCACCAGTTCGAGGCCGTGCTTGATCGCTGCCGTGGTGTCGAACCAGCGACCGCCGTCGGAGAAGGAGTCGGGCGTCACATTGACGACTCCCATGACCGCGCAGCGGTCCCACTCCGGCAGACCCCGAACCGTGCCCCGTCCTCGCAACGTACTCATGCGACCAGCCTAGGCCCGGCACGGGGGAGGTCGGGCCGCCCCGGTGCGGTGACCGTCACCGGACGTGGCGCCGGGCCGGGCGGGCACCGGCCCGTGGGGCCCCGCGTCGGGAGACCCCGCGTCCGGTCCGCCGCCCGGATCCGCCGCCCGGATCCGCCCGCCGCCGTTGAGCCGGATGGCGGTGCCGGCTGCTCGCTCCGTCAGCGGGAGGTGACGCCCGCGACGGTCTCCACGGCGACGTCGGCACGCGGCACGGCCTGCGCGTCCGCGTCGATCGAGCGGCGCAGGGCCTCGTGGAGTCGGGCCGGGGTGAGTACGCCCAGGAACCGGCCCGCGCCCTCCTCGTCGATGACGGCGATCCAGCCCGCGTCGTGCTGCAGCATCGTGGCGAAGGCCTGCTTGAGCGGAGCGCCGAGCGGGAGCCAGGCCTCCATGCGCCGGGCGTGCTCACGGACCGTGCCCCCGGCCGTCGTCCCGTCGCCCGTCCTTCCGTCACCCGCCGGGATCCAGCCGTGCAGGTTGTCCTGGCCGTCCAGGACGACCGCCCAGCGCGCGCCGTCGGCCCGCAGCCGTGCGGTCGCCTTCGCCAGCGGGTCGTCGAGATGGACGACCGGCGGCTGGTCCAGGTCGCTCTCCTCGATGGGTGTGACCGAGAGCCGCTTCAGCCCGCGGTCCGCCCCGACGAAGTCGGCGACGTACGGCGTCGCGGGAGCCCCGAGCACCGTGGCCGGGGTGTCGAACTGCTCGATGCGTCCGTGCCCGTACACGGCGATCCGGTCGCCGAGACGGACGGCCTCCTCGATGTCATGGGTGACGAAGAGGACGGTCTTGCGGACCTGCGCCTGCAGTTTCAGGAATTCGTTCTGCAGCCTTTCCCGTACGACCGGATCCACCGCGCCGAAAGGCTCGTCCATCAGCAGGACCGGCGGGTCGGCTGCCAGGGCCCGGGCCACGCCCACGCGCTGACGCTGACCACCGGAAAGCTGCTCGGGATAGCGGCCGCCATATACGGAAGGATCGAGTCCGACCAGATCGAGCAGTTCGCTCGCGCGCTTCCTGCCCTTTTCCCTTCCCCAGCCCAGGAGATGGGGGACGGTAGCCGTGTTCTCCAGGACCGTCTTGTGCGGGAAGAGGCCCACCTGCTGGATCACATAGCCGATACGGCGGCGGAGCCTGACGGGGTCGATGGCCGATATGTCGTCCCCGTCGAGAAATATCCGGCCGTCGGTCGGTTCGGTCAGACGGTTCACCATTTTCATGGTGGTCGTCTTGCCGCAGCCGGAAGGTCCGACGAGCGTGACCAGTTCACCCTCGGCGACCTCGAAGGAAAGGTCGTCGACGGCGGTGGTGCCGTCCTCGTACCGCTTGGTGACGTGCTCGAAACGGATCATGATTCCCCATTGTGACGCGGGTTCTGTGAAGGCCATGTTGCCGGAATACGACAGCCTCGGCGATTGTCGGTGGTCGGGGATAGGGTCTTCCAGGACCGGACCCGGGACGGCATCGCGACGGCAAACAGGAGGTGGGGACGGATGGCCGGACAGAACTGCCTGGTGGCGAACGACTGGATCTGCGGAGAGTATCTGCGTTCCCGCAGCCATGAGTTGGCCGAGGCGACCGTCCAGCACATCTGGATCACGGCGGCTTCCGTGCTGATAGGGCTCGCTGTGGCATTTCCGCTCGCGCTGCTCGCGCGCCGCGGCCGGCATTTCGCGGGCCCGGTGCTGGGGCTGACCACCGTGCTCTACACCGTGCCGTCCCTGGCGATGTTCTCGCTGCTGCTGCCGCTGTTCGGACTCTCCGCGGCGCTCGTGGTCACCGGCCTGGTGCTCTACTCGCTGACCATCCTCGTACGCAACATCCTGGCGGGCCTCGAAGCCGTCCCGCAGGAGGCCAGGGAGGCCGCGACGGGCATGGGGTACGGCCCGGTCCGGCTGCTCTGGGAGGTCGAACTTCCCCTCGCGCTCCCGGCGCTGATGGCCGGCCTGCGGATCGCCACGGTCTCGACGGTGGCGCTGACGACGGTCGGCTCCCTCGTCGGCAAGGGCGGACTCGGCAATCTCATCGAGGACGCGCTGCCGAGCTTCTTCAAGGCCCAGGTGCTCACCGCTTCCGTGCTCTGCGTGCTGCTCGCGGTGGCGGCGGACCTGCTGCTGCTCGGTGTGCAGCGTCTGCTCACCCCCTGGACCCGCATACGGACGCCCGCGAGGGCGCCCGGCGTGCCGGGCATCGCGAAGACGGAGGCCGGCTGATCCATGGGAGTCATAGGGGAGGCATGGACCTGGCTCACCACCGGCGCCAACTGGTCGGGGGACGGCGGGGCGGCGCACCGGCTGGCCGAGCACCTGTACGTCAGCGGGGTCGCCCTCGCGGTGGCCTGCCTCATCGCCCTGCCGATCGCGCTGTACCTCGGGCATGTCGGCAAGGGGGGCGGACTCGCCGTCAACCTCTCCAACGTGGGCCGGGCGGTGCCCGTGTTCGCGGTGCTGGCTCTCTTCATGATGACGCCGCTCCGCAACTCCGGCTATCTGCCCACGATCATCGCCCTGGTGCTCTTCGCCGTGCCCCCGCTGCTGACCAACGCCTACGTCGGGATGACGGAGGTGGACCGATCGGTGCTGGAGGCCGCGCGCGGCATGGGGATGTCGGGCACGCAGCTCTTCCTGCGGGTCGAGCTCCCCCTCGCCTACCCGATGATCATGACTGGCCTCCGCTCCGCCGCCGTCCAGGTCATCGCCACCGCATCGATCGCGGCGATGGTGGGTCTCGGCGGCCTGGGCAGGATCATCACCGCCGGCTTCAACACCTACGACACCGCGCAGGTCTTCGCGGGCGCCGTGCTGGTCGCCCTCCTGGCCCTGGTGGTGGAGGGCGTCCTCGTGGCGCTGGACCGGCTGCTGTCGCCCCTGCGCCGCCGCCGGACGGTATGAGCGCGCGGATTTCTCGAACTGTGCACACCATTTTTCCCGGACGGAGAACAACATGAGCAGGACCTCGCGCATAGCGGGTGCGGTCATCGGAGCGGTCGTGCTGGCGGGCTCCCTCGCCGCCTGCGGCGGCGACAGCCTGGAGAAGGAGAAGGGCGGCTCGGACACGGGAGCCGGCGCCGGCTCCGGCTCCGGGAAGGGCGCGCTGGTCGTGGGCGCCGCCGGCTTCACCGAGTCCAAGGTGCTCGCCGAGCTGTACGCCCAGGTCCTCGGCGACGCCGGGTACGACGCCTCGATCACCACGGTGAAGAACCGTGAACTGTACGAGCCCTCGCTGGAGAAGGGCGAGATCGACGTCGTACCGGAATACGCGGCGACCCTCGCGGAATTCCTGAACGCCAAGGTCAACGGAGCGGACGCGGCGGAGAAGAAGCCGGTCGCCTCGGGGGACGTGGCGGCCACCGTCACGGCCCTTGAGGAGCTCGCCGGGCCGCTCGGACTGAAGGTCCTTCCGGCGGGCGAGGCCGTCGACCAGAACGCCTTCGCGGTGTCGAAGGAATTCGCCGACAAGAACAGCCTCAAGACGCTTTCCGATCTCGGTGAATCGAAGATCAAGGTGAAGATCGCGGCGGGCGACGAGTGCGAGGTGCGCCCGTTCTGCGCGCCCGGACTGAAGAAGACGTACGGCATCGACGTCACCGGAATCGACCCCAAGGGCGTCGGCACGCCGCAGTCGAAGCAGGCGGTCAAGGACGGCAAGGACCAGTTGGTCCTCACGACCACCACGGACGCCGTGCTCGACTCCTACGGGCTGGTCTTCCTGGAGGACGACAAGAAGCTGCAGAACGCGGACAACGTCCTTCCGGTTCTCAATGCCAAGGACGCGGGAGCGCCGGAGATCGCCGAGGCGCTCGGGAAGCTCACCGAGGTGCTCAGCACCGAGGACCTCGCGGAACTGAACCGTAAGGTCGACGCGGAGCGCGCCAAGCCGGCCGATGCGGCAGGCGACTATCTCCGGTCGAAGGGGCTGATCAAGAAGTAAAAAGGCGTTCCGGAGGGGCACTTGAGAGGCTGCCAGGTAACCGGCGGGGAACAGATTGCCGGGTGGTCTCCCAAGTGGCTCGTACGCACGGTAAATTTCGGGCCATGCCACGAGGACGCCACCGCCATTCGCCGCCCCTCCACAGGATCCTGCCTCCCGCCGTGGTGGCCGGAGTGCCGGCGGTCTGTGCCGCCGGAGCCTGGCTCCTCGCGGAACCGCTGGCCCTGCGCACCCTGGTGGCCGTGACCGCTGCCGCGGCGGTCACCGGTGCCTGTCTGATGCGCAGCTGGGACCGGGCCGCGGGGCTGCGGGTCGCGGAGCTGACCCGTGCCCGGGCCAGCGACGAGTGGAAGACCGAGGAGCGCATAGCCGAGCTCGAGGCGGACCTCGAGGAATCAAGGGAACTGCGCACCCGGCTGGAGACGAAGCTGCGCCGCAAGCGCGTGGAGCTCGCCGGTCTGCGGGGCGAGCACGCCGGACTGCTGCGCCGGTACGCCAACGCGGAGACCGAGCGGGCCAGTGCGCTGGAGGGCCGTCGGCAGCTGGCCATCGAGGCGACCGCGCCGCGTGAGCTCCTTCCCGCGCGGTCCACGCCGACGCCGGGCGCGTATCTGCGTGCCGCCCAGGCCCTGCGGGACCTGCCCCGCAACGCGGCACTCCAGGAGGCGCGCGGCACGGCCGAGCTGGCCCGCCGGCGCGACCTCGCCGAAAGGTCCGCGGAGCGGGACCCGGAGGGCGACGGCCCGAAGGGGAAGCACGCGGCGGTCGCCGGAGCGGGTGACCTCCAGCACCGCCGTCCCCAGCCCGCCCCGCCCGCACCGCAGCTGTCGCCCGCAGCCGTGCGCCCGCCCCGCGCCGTACCCGCGGCGTCCGCCGTCGTCCCGTACGCCGCGGCGCGCCGTCACCTCGTCCCGCAGGGGAGCTTCGACTTCTTCGGCACGCAGAAGGCGACCGCCGCGATCGAGTCCGTGCAGAACGAGGACCTCGCGGACGTGGTGGGCGAGGAGGCGCTGGCGGCGCACCGTACGGGCACGGCCGAGAACCGTGCCGTCGGCAAGGTGATCGACCTGACGGCGCACGACGACACCGAGCAGCTCGAGGTCGTCGAGCTGCGCAGCGCGATCTCCTCGTAGCCCGGGGCCCGTCGGCGCCGGGGCGGCCGGCGTCACCGGCCGCACGGTCTCCGAGGCCGGTGGCGCGAGCTACTTGTCGATGTCTCCGACGACGAAGAAGAGCGAGCCGAGGATCGCCACCATGTCGGCGACGAGCGTGCCCGGCAGCAGTTCGGTGAGCGCCTGGATGTTGTTGAACGAGGCGGAGCGCAGTTTCAGCCGGTACGGGGTCTTCTCGCCCGTGGACACCAGGTAGTAGCCGTTGATGCCCAGCGGGTTCTCGGTCCAGGCGTACGTGTGGCCCTCCGGCGCCTTGAGCACCTTGGGCAGCCGCTGGTTGATGGGACCGGGAGGCAGGTCGGCCATCCGGTCCAGGCAGGCGTCGGCGAGGTCCAGGGCGTTGTGCGTCTGTTCCAGCAGGCACTCGAAGCGGGCCAGGCAGTCGCCCTCGGTCCGGGTGACGACCCTGAGGGTGTCCTGGAGCTCCCCGTACGCGAGGTACGGCTCGTCGCGCCGCAGGTCGAAGTCGACGCCGGAGGCCCTGGCGATCGGCCCGGACACCCCGTAGGCGTGCACGGCCTCGGCGGACAGGACGCCCACCCCGCGGGTGCGGCCCCGGAAGATCTCGTTGCCGAGCACCAGCCGGTCGTACACGTCCATGCGTGAACGCACCGATGCCACGGCGTCCCTGGCCCGGCCGAGCCAGCCCGCCGGCAGGTCCTCCTTGAGACCGCCGACGCGGTTGAACATGTAGTGCATGCGGCCGCCGGAGACCTCCTCCATCGCGGCCTGGAGCTCCTCGCGCTCCCGGAACGCGTGGAACATCGGGGTGATCCCGCCGAGTTCGAGGGGGTAGGAGCCCAGGAACATCAGATGGTTGAGGACCCGGTTCAGCTCGGCGAGCAGCGTCCTCGTCCAGACGGCGCGCTCGGGCACCTCCATGCCGAGCATCCGCTCGACGGCCATGACGACCCCGAGCTCGTTGGAGAACGCCGACAGCCAGTCGTGGCGGTTGGCGAGCATGATGATCTGGCGGTAGTCCCTGGCCTCGAAGAGCTTCTCGGCGCCCCGGTGCATGTAGCCGATGACGGGTTCGGCCTGCTGGATCCGCTCGCCGTCCAGGACGAGCCGCAGCCGGAGCACACCGTGGGTGGAGGGGTGCTGCGGACCGATGTTCAGCACCATGTCGGTGCTCTCCGCCGCGCCGCCGATGCCGATCGTCGTCTCCGTCATGCGGGACAGTATCCCTCCTCACGGTCCGGGACCCGATGCCGCAGCCAGCCGAAGTCGCCCAGCCCGCCCCGGGCCGTGAGCTCCGCCGCCTCCCCCGCCGAGGCGAGCGCCCGCACATAGCCGACGGGATCGGCCGACGCCTGTGCCAGCGGTGGACGTCCGCCGCCGACGCCCAGTTCCCTCAGCGCCGTCCGCTGGTCCAGGAGCTCGGCCGTACCGCCCGCGGCCGCCGCGCAGGCGTCCAGTGCCACGTGCGAGGTCAGGTCGCAGCTCCCGTCGGGCACCGGCGGCACCTCACGGCCGTCCCGGAACCCGGTGAGCGTGCCGAACGGCGGCCTCGACGCCCGTACATGGGCGTAGTCCACCGCCACCGCGGCTCCGCCGGCCAGCGAGTCGACCGCTCGTGCCCAGGCCTCGTCGCGGGGACGGCCGATCTCCGCGCGCTCGCCGGGCCGGGTCAGCGGCCACCAGCGGCTCAGCCAACGGGCGTCCGCCCCGGTCACCGTGTCGCCGAGCCGCTCGGTGCCGTCGGTCCCGCGCACGAGCACGTAGCGGGGTACCCCGTCCGCGTCGGCCTCGGCGACATCCGTGGGCACGTTGTCCAGCCATTCGTTGGCGAACAGCAGTCCCCGTACTTCCCGCGGGAGTTCGGCGCGCCACTCGACGGCCGGGTCCAGACCCGGCGGGCGCGGGGCGATCTCCACGGCGTACGCCCGTACGGTGAGGCCGGGGGCCAGGGATCCGTCCCGCAGCGCGGCCAGCACTCCGGTCAGCAGCTCGCCGCGCCCCGCTCCCACGTCGACCAGGTCGACCGAGTCCGTGCCCAGCTCCCGCGCCGTGCCCGCCAGCAGCCGGGCGACGGCGGTGGCGAACAGGGGGGAGACGTGCACCGAGGTGCGGAAGTGCCCCACCGGGCCCTCGGGGCGCCGGTAGAACCCCTCTTCCCCGTACAAAGCGGTCTCGGCCGCTTCCTGCCAGAGGCACCAGTCATACGTCACGTAGGCAAGTCTCCACCTTGGGGAGTACGGTCCCAGGACCCGGATCGGCCCTTCGGCTGACCCGGGCACCGATCAGCTGTCCCTACGCTGGGTAACGTGCAGCGCTTCTACGATTTCATCCGCAGACACCCGACGGGCGTCGACATCCTCTGGGCTGTCCTCCTCCTCGGGTTCTCCGGCGTGTCCATCGTGACCGACCAGATCGGTGCCGGCCTGGAGCGCGTCGCCGGGGTGCCGATCGCCGTCGGCCTGTCCGTCGTGGTCGCGCTGCGCCGCCGCTTCCCGGAGAGGATGCTGCTGCTCGCCATCCTGATGGGACTTGCCCAGCTGGCGCTCGGAGTACGGCCGGACGTGGCGGACTTCGCCATGCTGGTGATCACGTACACGGTGGCCACGGTGGGGGAGCGCTGGGCGTCCCGGCTCGCCCTCGGATGCAGCCTGGCCGCGGCGGGGATCTCGCGTCTGCGCTGGCCCGACGACGCACCGTACGGCGGCTGGGCGCAGTCGCTCGGCTACGTCGTGATCATGACCGTGCCCTTCGTCCTGGCCTGGGTGCTCGGCGACTCCATACGCACCCGGCGGGCCTACTTCAGTCAGCTGGAGGAGCGGGCCGCACGGCTGGAGCGGGAGCGCGAGGCGCAGTCGAAGGTGGCCGTGGCCGCCGAACGGGCCCGTATCGCCCGCGAACTGCACGACGTCGTCGCGCACAACGTCTCGGTGATGGTGGTCCAGGCGGACGGCGCCGCGTATGTCATGGACTCGTCCCCGGATCAGGCCCGGCAGGCGCTGGAGACCATCTCCGGCACGGGCCGTCAGGCGCTGGCCGAGATGCGGCGGCTGCTCGGGGTCCTCAGGACCGGGGATGCCCAGGAGGGCGGGGAGTACGTTCCCCAGCCCGACGTCGAACAGATCGAGGAACTCGTCGGCAAGGTCAGGGAGACCGGCCTCGCGGTGGACTTCAGGATCGAGGGCACCCCGCGCCCGCTGCCGAGCGGGGTCGAGCTGACCGCGTACCGCATCGTCCAGGAGGCGCTCACCAACACCCGTAAGCACGGCGGCCCGGACGCCGGGGCGAGCGTGCGGCTGGTCTACTTCGACGACGGGCTGGGCCTGCTCGTCGAGGACGACGGCCGCGGCGCCCCGCACGAGCTCTACGAGGACGGCGGCGCCGACGGTGCGGGGCAGGGGATGATCGGGATGCGCGAGCGGGTCGGCATGGTCGGCGGCACGCTCGACGCGGGCCCGCGTCAGGGCGGCGGGTTCCGGATCAGCGCCCTGCTCCCGCTCAAGCCGGCCGAACAGTGACTGCCAGGACTGGAGACCCCATGGCGATCCGCGTGATGCTCGTCGACGACCAGGTGCTGCTGCGCACCGGCTTCCGGATGGTGCTCGCCGCCCAGCCGGACATGGAGGTCGTCGCGGAGGCGGGCGACGGGGCCGAGGCGGTCGAGATCCTGCGGTCCACAGCCGTCGACGTGGTGCTGATGGACGTCCGCATGCCGAGGCTGGACGGTGTCGAGGCGACCCGGCGCATCCGCGCGCGGACCGATCCGCCCAAGGTGCTGATCCTGACCACGTTCGACCTGGACGAGTACGCGTTCTCCGGACTCAAGGCGGGCGCCAGCGGGTTCATGCTCAAGGACGTGCCGCCCGGCGAACTGCTCTCCGCCATCCGTTCGGTGCACAGCGGGGACGCCGTCGTGGCACCGTCCACGACCCGCAGGCTGCTCGACCGGTTCTCGCCGATGCTGCCGAGCGGCAGCAAGGAGCCGCAGCACAAGCACGTCGAGAAGCTGACGGGGCGCGAGCGCGAGGTGATGATGCTGGTCGCCCAGGGGCTGTCGAACGGCGAGATCGCGGGCCGTCTGGTGCTGTCCGAAGCGACGGTGAAGACCCACGTGGGCCGCATCCTCACCAAGCTCGGCCTGCGCGACCGCGTTCAGGTGGTCGTGCTCGCGTACGAGACGGGCCTGGTCAGGGCCGGCGGCGGGGCCGGCTGACCGACGGGCCGGCTGATCCGGCGGGTCACGGCGGGGCGCCGCTCACCGCAGTACTCCCTCCAGGAAGTCGCTGCCCAGCCGCGCCACGACGGTGAGGTCCAGCGAGTGCAGGACGTACCGGCCGCGTCGCCGGGTGGTGGCCAGGCCGGCCTTCTTGAGCACCCCCAGGTGGCGGGAGACCTCGGGGGGCGTGATGCCGAGCGAGTCGGCGAGCTCACCGGTGGTGTACGGGGAACGGGCCAGGTTGCGGCAGATCCGCATCCGCAGGGGATGGGCCAGCGCTTCCAGCCGGAGCTGGAGCAGCTCGACGGAGGCGGGGGAGGGCAGCTCCGGGCGGTGGACCGGGTAGTGGATCACCGGACGCCAGCCGGGGGCGTGCAGCACCATCAGATGAGGCCAGCCGAAGCTGGTCGGGACGAGGGTGAGGCCGGTGCCCGCGGCCGATCCCGTGGCGTCGGTCCGGCCCGTGGACAGCTTGTCGGCGCTGATCCTGCCGATCTCCTCGTCCAGGGACAGGGCTGCGGAGACGGCTTCCAGGGCCGCGCCGACGCCCTTGCGCCGCAGCAGCTCGGTCTTGTGCCGTGCGTCGGCGGCCAGCTGGACCTGTACACGCCGCCAGGTGTCGGCGAAGAAGGCCTGGTCGCAGTCCTCCAGGAGGCGCCGGATCCAGATGCGTACGGCGGCGGGGTCGGCCAGCAGCTGCCGGGTGAAGTCCAGCTGTTCCGGTCCCCTGGCGGTCGCCATCTCGACCGCGCGCGCCCGCGTCCGCGCGTCGGTGAGCGGGGAGGGGCCTCCGGTGTCGTACAGACTCGAACAGGTGAATTCCAGGGCGGCCGAGACGAACCGTTCGTCGTCGAGTTCGTCCAGGATGTCGAGGTCCTCGGCGAGCGTCGAGCCGGTCCTGCCGTCCCCGCCGCGGACACCGGCGAACGGCATGAAGATGTCGGAGAAGGTGTTCCGCCACAGGAACTCGGCCTCGTGCAGCCGGTCCGCGAGGTCCGGCTCCAGGGCCGCGGAGGTCGCGGTCGTCCAGCCGTGCAGGCCGGGGTGGTGTCCGGGCTCGGAAAGGGCATGGAGGGCCAGCCCCAGCTCGGCGAGGGGGGAGGTCTCGAAAACTATGCGCTCGGGAGGCAGGCCGGCGATGTCGATGTGCACGCTCACCCCTCCATGGTGCGGGGTGCCGGGACGGTTCCGGACGCCACTTGACTGCGGTCGTCAATCCACGGGCGGACCCGCCGGGCCGGAGCCAGGCTGGATGCATGGACATCGTTCAGCAGTACATGCTCGACAGCTACCGGGCCGCGCGGCGCGGTGAGGCGCCGCCCCCGCCGCCCGGCTCCCACGACCGCGAGGTCCTGCGCGGGATCCGCAGCCGTATCCGTGCCTGGGCGGCTGCACACCGGCCGCCCCTGGCCTGAGGCGGGGCCGGGGCCCGCCGCTCCGCGCGGCGCCTCCTCGGGCGGCCGCGGGCGGGCCCGCCTCCGGTTCCGCC
The DNA window shown above is from Streptomyces sp. Alt3 and carries:
- a CDS encoding ABC transporter permease, which encodes MGVIGEAWTWLTTGANWSGDGGAAHRLAEHLYVSGVALAVACLIALPIALYLGHVGKGGGLAVNLSNVGRAVPVFAVLALFMMTPLRNSGYLPTIIALVLFAVPPLLTNAYVGMTEVDRSVLEAARGMGMSGTQLFLRVELPLAYPMIMTGLRSAAVQVIATASIAAMVGLGGLGRIITAGFNTYDTAQVFAGAVLVALLALVVEGVLVALDRLLSPLRRRRTV
- a CDS encoding ABC transporter permease, whose product is MAGQNCLVANDWICGEYLRSRSHELAEATVQHIWITAASVLIGLAVAFPLALLARRGRHFAGPVLGLTTVLYTVPSLAMFSLLLPLFGLSAALVVTGLVLYSLTILVRNILAGLEAVPQEAREAATGMGYGPVRLLWEVELPLALPALMAGLRIATVSTVALTTVGSLVGKGGLGNLIEDALPSFFKAQVLTASVLCVLLAVAADLLLLGVQRLLTPWTRIRTPARAPGVPGIAKTEAG
- a CDS encoding SAM-dependent methyltransferase: MTYDWCLWQEAAETALYGEEGFYRRPEGPVGHFRTSVHVSPLFATAVARLLAGTARELGTDSVDLVDVGAGRGELLTGVLAALRDGSLAPGLTVRAYAVEIAPRPPGLDPAVEWRAELPREVRGLLFANEWLDNVPTDVAEADADGVPRYVLVRGTDGTERLGDTVTGADARWLSRWWPLTRPGERAEIGRPRDEAWARAVDSLAGGAAVAVDYAHVRASRPPFGTLTGFRDGREVPPVPDGSCDLTSHVALDACAAAAGGTAELLDQRTALRELGVGGGRPPLAQASADPVGYVRALASAGEAAELTARGGLGDFGWLRHRVPDREEGYCPA
- a CDS encoding nuclear transport factor 2 family protein, translated to MSAARDEHEEAAADIAAVEQANTAFYEAMERGDLDGLSDLWLPGEDLTVSCVHPGWPVLTGRGEVLRSYALIMANTEYIQFFLTDVGVAMTGDTALVTCTENILSGGPAEEGSSLGPLVGQLVVATNVFRRTPDGWKLWSHHGSPVLAETGEEEDEEPTV
- the folP gene encoding dihydropteroate synthase, whose translation is MSTLRGRGTVRGLPEWDRCAVMGVVNVTPDSFSDGGRWFDTTAAIKHGLELVAEGADLIDVGGESTRPGASRVDETEELRRVIPVVRGLASEGVTVSVDTMRAVVAEQSVAAGAALVNDVSGGLADPGMIPAVADAGVPFVVMHWRGFSESMNSRAVYGDVVGEVVAELRERMEAVIEGGVAPEQLVIDPGLGFAKDAAQDLALVAHLDRLRELGRPLLVAASRKRFLGHVLAAEGAAPPPARERDAATAAVSALSAAAGAWAVRVHAVRPTADAVRVARAVEGAA
- a CDS encoding response regulator transcription factor; translated protein: MAIRVMLVDDQVLLRTGFRMVLAAQPDMEVVAEAGDGAEAVEILRSTAVDVVLMDVRMPRLDGVEATRRIRARTDPPKVLILTTFDLDEYAFSGLKAGASGFMLKDVPPGELLSAIRSVHSGDAVVAPSTTRRLLDRFSPMLPSGSKEPQHKHVEKLTGREREVMMLVAQGLSNGEIAGRLVLSEATVKTHVGRILTKLGLRDRVQVVVLAYETGLVRAGGGAG
- a CDS encoding ABC transporter ATP-binding protein is translated as MIRFEHVTKRYEDGTTAVDDLSFEVAEGELVTLVGPSGCGKTTTMKMVNRLTEPTDGRIFLDGDDISAIDPVRLRRRIGYVIQQVGLFPHKTVLENTATVPHLLGWGREKGRKRASELLDLVGLDPSVYGGRYPEQLSGGQRQRVGVARALAADPPVLLMDEPFGAVDPVVRERLQNEFLKLQAQVRKTVLFVTHDIEEAVRLGDRIAVYGHGRIEQFDTPATVLGAPATPYVADFVGADRGLKRLSVTPIEESDLDQPPVVHLDDPLAKATARLRADGARWAVVLDGQDNLHGWIPAGDGRTGDGTTAGGTVREHARRMEAWLPLGAPLKQAFATMLQHDAGWIAVIDEEGAGRFLGVLTPARLHEALRRSIDADAQAVPRADVAVETVAGVTSR
- a CDS encoding NADH-quinone oxidoreductase subunit D, which produces MTETTIGIGGAAESTDMVLNIGPQHPSTHGVLRLRLVLDGERIQQAEPVIGYMHRGAEKLFEARDYRQIIMLANRHDWLSAFSNELGVVMAVERMLGMEVPERAVWTRTLLAELNRVLNHLMFLGSYPLELGGITPMFHAFREREELQAAMEEVSGGRMHYMFNRVGGLKEDLPAGWLGRARDAVASVRSRMDVYDRLVLGNEIFRGRTRGVGVLSAEAVHAYGVSGPIARASGVDFDLRRDEPYLAYGELQDTLRVVTRTEGDCLARFECLLEQTHNALDLADACLDRMADLPPGPINQRLPKVLKAPEGHTYAWTENPLGINGYYLVSTGEKTPYRLKLRSASFNNIQALTELLPGTLVADMVAILGSLFFVVGDIDK
- a CDS encoding sensor histidine kinase codes for the protein MQRFYDFIRRHPTGVDILWAVLLLGFSGVSIVTDQIGAGLERVAGVPIAVGLSVVVALRRRFPERMLLLAILMGLAQLALGVRPDVADFAMLVITYTVATVGERWASRLALGCSLAAAGISRLRWPDDAPYGGWAQSLGYVVIMTVPFVLAWVLGDSIRTRRAYFSQLEERAARLEREREAQSKVAVAAERARIARELHDVVAHNVSVMVVQADGAAYVMDSSPDQARQALETISGTGRQALAEMRRLLGVLRTGDAQEGGEYVPQPDVEQIEELVGKVRETGLAVDFRIEGTPRPLPSGVELTAYRIVQEALTNTRKHGGPDAGASVRLVYFDDGLGLLVEDDGRGAPHELYEDGGADGAGQGMIGMRERVGMVGGTLDAGPRQGGGFRISALLPLKPAEQ
- a CDS encoding ABC transporter substrate-binding protein, which gives rise to MSRTSRIAGAVIGAVVLAGSLAACGGDSLEKEKGGSDTGAGAGSGSGKGALVVGAAGFTESKVLAELYAQVLGDAGYDASITTVKNRELYEPSLEKGEIDVVPEYAATLAEFLNAKVNGADAAEKKPVASGDVAATVTALEELAGPLGLKVLPAGEAVDQNAFAVSKEFADKNSLKTLSDLGESKIKVKIAAGDECEVRPFCAPGLKKTYGIDVTGIDPKGVGTPQSKQAVKDGKDQLVLTTTTDAVLDSYGLVFLEDDKKLQNADNVLPVLNAKDAGAPEIAEALGKLTEVLSTEDLAELNRKVDAERAKPADAAGDYLRSKGLIKK